The Rahnella aquatilis CIP 78.65 = ATCC 33071 genomic sequence GATTACACCGTGGTGATCGTGACCCACAACATGCAGCAGGCTGCGCGTTGTTCAGATCGCACTGCATTTATGTATCTGGGCGAACTGATCGAATACAGCGACACTGACTCGCTGTTCACTTCACCAGCGCGCAAACAGACTGAAGATTACATTACTGGCCGCTACGGTTGAGGTACAAAGAATGGACAACCTGAACTTAAACAAACACATTTCCGGCCAGTTCAATGCCGAGCTTGAACACATCCGTACGCAGGTTCTGGCGATGGGTGGTCTGGTTGAGCAACAACTGACTGATGCCATCACGGCGATGCATAATCAGGATGCCGATCTGGCACAACGCGTCATCAAAGGTGATGATAAAGTTAACCTGATGGAAGTGGCGATCGACGAAGCTTGTGTGCGCATCATTGCCAAGCGCCAGCCAACCGCCAGCGATTTACGTCTGGTGATGGCGATTATTAAAACCATTTCTGAACTTGAGCGTATCGGTGATGTGGCCGATAAAATCTGCCGCACGGCGCTGGAAAAATTCTCACATTTGCACCAGCCGTTGCTGGTCAGCCTGGAATCGCTGGGGCGTCATACCGTCGAAATGCTGCATGATGTGCTGGATGCTTTTGCACGTATGGATCTCGACGAAGCGGTGCGTATTTACCGTGAAGACAAAAAAGTGGATCAGGAATATGAAGGCATTGTGCGCCAGCTGATGACCTACATGATGGAAGATCCACGCACGATTCCAAGCGTGCTGACTGCACTGTTCTGCGCCCGTTCTATCGAGCGTATCGGTGATCGTTGCCAGAACATTTGCGAATTCATCTTCTATTTTGTGAAAGGTCAGGATTTCCGTCACGTAGGTGGCGATGCGCTGGATAAATTGCTGACAGACGGTAAAGATGTGCCGAAAGAATAATGGTTTACTGACATCGCCCCACAAAAAAGGCCTCTGACGAGGCCTTTTTGCTTTCTACCCGATACCCGCGTCCGGTCAGCGCAATTATTTCATCACATAGCGCAGCGCGACCTGTACGGCCAACAGCCGGTAATGGGCGGTTTGTAAATCCATCTCATCCGGATTTTCAAACAGCGCGCCGAACGTATATTGGTTGGCGACCTGGTGTACACACAGGCTGCTGATGAGGCGGTGAACGTCGCGCGCCTGCGCATCTTCCTTAAACAGATGGCTTTGTTTACCGCGTTCGAGGATATCTTCCAGCAGCGTTAATGCCGTTTTGTTAATTTCACGGATGCTGGTGGACTGGCGGATAAACCGGCCGCGCAGCATGTTTTCCGTGGACACAATACGGATGAATTCCGGGTGCGAGACGTGGAAATCGAAGCTGGCTTCCACCAGTTTGACGATCGCTTCCGCAGGTGGCAGGGAAGATAAATCCAGTTCCAGCTCATGCTGGCGAATACCGCGATAAACGTGTTCCAGCACCAGCATATACAAGGCTTCTTTGGTCTTATAGTGATAGACCACCATACGTTTTGTGGTACGGGCATTGGAGGCGATGTTTTCCATGCGCGCGCCCATCAGACCGGATTCAGCAAATTCAGCCAGAGCGCTGTCGAAAATGCGCTGTTTGAGTCCTATCGGATCATTTTTACGTCCCGGCGCCGGGGAACTTTGGCTGCTCAGCGTCTTATCCTCTTCATTAACCCCATTCTTGCCACAGAGATTAACCATTGCTTCGCTCAGTTACAATCTGTGCGTTCATACGACTTCGCCGCACTTGACGAACGTGGCATGAGGGTCCACTACTGTAAGTATCGAAGCCTGACTAAAAGGACGCTATTTTGCCTGCAACGACCCGGTTACATTCTATTGCGACAGTTTCAGTACCAGGAACCTTGCCTGAAAAACTCACTGCCATTGCAGCGGCGGGATTTGATGGTGTGGAAATATTTGAAGATGATTTGCTTAAAAGTCCGGTCAAACCGGCGGCTATCCGTAACCTTGCCGATTCCCTCGGCTTGCAAATTTTCCTGCTGCAACCTTTCCGCGATTTCGAAGGGGTACAGGCGGAAAAGCGGGTTGAAAAACTCGCCAGCGCACGCCGCCAGTTCGACCTGATGAGCGAACTGGGCTGCGACCACTTGCTGGTGTGCAGCAATACCGATCCCGACAGTTCGCCGGAGCGCGAGGTGCAGATTGCCGATCTCGCTGCGCTGGCTGAGATGGCTCAGCCGTATGATATCCGCATTGGTTATGAAGCGATGGCCTGGGGGAAACACGTCAACCGCTACCGTCAGGCGTGGGATCGCGTGCGTGAGGTGGATAGCCCGGCACTGGGTATTGTGCTCGACAGCTTTCATATTCTGGCAGTGGGTGACAACCTTGACCGTCTGGATGAAGTGCCGCTGGAAAAAATCAGCTTCCTGCAACTGGCCGATGCGCCGTTCAAGGACATGAACGTGCAGCAATGGAGTCGCAGCTACCGCTGTTATCCGGGGCAGGGTGATTTACCGCTGGTGGATTTCGTCAGCACGCTGAACCGTAAAGGCTTTACCGGCCCGTGGTCACTGGAAATCTTCAACGATAAAACCCTGCCACTGGCAGACGGCCTGCGATCCCTGACGGAGCTGGAAAAGCGGATGCAGGCTTACGAAAAATCCCTTAACCCGTGAGCTGATAACCCTTCTCACGCCAGATCGCTGGCAGTTCGTGCATGTCGTGGAAAGTGGTTACCAGCGGATGATCGAGGGGAGGATTATGCGGGTCGGCGCAGTAGTAAAATACCGGGATGCCTGCGGTGATCCCGGCTTGTGCGCCTGCCACGGAATCCTCCACCAGCGTACCGTCGCAATCAAAAAAGACACATTCAACCTGTGACATACTTTCTCCCTGTGCGTGTTTCATCTATTGGCGTGCATTATGGCACTGTACCCGAACGATAGATTTAATCCCATACATCCAGTGCTGGCGCTTTGGGGCTAAAATCCTTAGGATACCCCCCGATTGTTTTTCCCCCATTTTGGAACTCACCCATGAGCACACCACAGAGCAATGCGACTGCGGGTAAAGGTCTGGCTGAACGTCTGTTTAAACTGACGCAGCACGGCACCACCGTACGCACCGAAACTATCGCCGGTTTAACCACCTTCCTGACCATGGTCTACATCGTTTTCGTGAACCCGCAAATCCTCGGTGTCGCGGGCATGGATAAACAGGCCGTCTTTGTGACCACCTGCCTGATTGCCGCGTTCGGCAGTATCCTGATGGGCATTATCGCCAACCTGCCGGTGGCGCTGGCACCGGCGATGGGCCTGAATGCGTTCTTTGCTTTTGTCGTGGTGGGCGCGATGGGTGTTTCCTGGCAGATCGGCATGGGCGCGATTTTCTGGGGTGCCGTCGGTTTGCTGCTGCTGACTATTTTCCGCATCCGTTACTGGATGATTGCTAACATTCCGGTCAGTCTGCGCGTGGGCATCACCGCCGGTATCGGGCTGTTTATCGGCATGATGGGGCTGAAAAACGCCGGCATTATCGTCCCGAATCCTGACACCATCGTGACCATCGGTAACCTGACCTCGCACAACGTGCTGCTCGGTGTGCTGGGTTTCTTCATCATTGCCGTGCTGGCGTCGCGTAATTTCCACGCTTCGGTACTGGTATCGATTATTGTCACGACAGTCATTGGCCTGATGATTGGTGACGTGCATTACACCGGTTTCTGGTCGATGCCGCCAAGCATCACCACGGTTGTCGGTCAGGTGGATCTGAAAGGCGCGCTGAACATCGGTCTGGCGGGCGTCATCTTCTCCTTCATGCTGGTGAACCTGTTTGACTCCTCCGGCACGCTCATTGGTGTAACCGACAAAGCCGGTCTGGCAGATGCGCAGGGTAAATTCCCGCAGATGAAGCAGGCGCTGTACGTTGACAGCATCTCGTCTGTCGCAGGCGCTTTTATCGGCACTTCTTCGGTGGGTGCCTATATCGAAAGTACCTCCGGCGTGTCTGTCGGTGGTCGTACCGGGCTGACGGCAGTAGTGACAGGTTTGCTGTTCCTGCTGGTGATCTTCATTTCCCCGCTGGCGGGGATGGTGCCGGAATACGCGGCCGCCGGTGCCCTGATTTATGTCGGCGTGCTGATGACGTCCAGCCTGGCGCGCGTTTCTTGGGATGACCTGACCGAAGCGGTTCCGGCATTCGTGACAGCGGTGATGATGCCGTTCAGCTTCTCGATCACCGAAGGTATCGCGCTGGGCTTTATCTCTTACGTGGTGATGAAACTGGGTACCGGCCGCTGGAAGGAAATCAGCCCGTGTGTCGTCGTTGTCGCCCTGCTGTTTGTACTGAAAATCGCGTTTGTCGACGGACACTGATTTTCTTTATGACAAAAAAACAGCCCGGATTGCGGGCTGTTTGCATTTCTAAGGCTGTGGATTATTTGCTGACGCGACGCGTATAGTCGGCAAATGCTGTCAGCTGGCCGCGCAGGAAGTCGAGCGTGCCCTGGTCGATGACTTCGCCTATTTGCTCATCCACTTTGCTCTGAATAACGCCACCCATAAATTCAGGTTTATTCATCACCATCGCATCCAGGAACACCAGAATCTGACGCAGATGATACTGGCAACGTGCACCGCCGACCGGGCCCATGGAACTGGTCTGGATCAGTACCGGTTTACCGGCCAGTGGCTGATTCGGCAGGCGGGAAATCCAGTCGATGGCATTTTTCAGACCGCCGGGAACAGAATAATTATATTCCGGTGTCACAATGATCACGCCATCCGCCTGACGGATTTGCTCCGCAATGGCTTCGATATCGGCCGGGAAACCTTCTTCCTGCTGAATATCTGCATCATAAAGTGGCAGTGTACCGATGGAAGGCAACGCCTCAATGCTGATGCCTTCTGGCGCCACTTTCGGCAAGGTACGGGCGACCATCCCGTTATAAGACGCTTTACGAAGACTGCCTAACAGCGTAACAAACTTCAGTGGTTGAGCTGACATGGGTAACTCCTGTTATGGATGACTTTTCGAAAGGAACTGCCTGTAACCATAAATGAAAAACGTTAAAACTGGCGTAAACAAAAGTGAAGTTTTATTTAGCGGGTGGCAGGCTGATGAACTTCATGAAGTGTGGCGATTCAGATTGCTGGTCGATTGACAGGGTTTGCGTGCGGGTAAAACCGTTTTCAGGTTCATAACGCCAGCACTGCAAACGGATAATCGAGGGCGACTGTGCACAGGACCAGGTAATCGAGCCTTCAATGTCGCTCATCACTTGCGCCTCAGGCGTTACGGTAGACCGTAAACGACCAGAAGCAGGATTCAGGCTGAGCGTAAGCGGGCTCTGATCGTTCAGACCGGACATTTTCAGCATGCTCTGGCGGATACACCACAGTTGCAGCGAGGATTCCACCGGATCCGATTGCATGGCAATCCAGGTTTTTTCTACCGCAGAAAGCTGTAATTGCTGTTGCGGATTCACCAGCGCACTGCGGGCATGAATGATTTCAAGATCGAGGCCGACTTTTCCTTCGCTGCTGATTAAAACACCGACGGTGCTTCCGGCATACGCCAGACTGAAATCAGGCAGATCAGGGGATTCAAAACTCGGACGACCGCTGGGGAGCGTAATGATGTTGGGAAGTTCAGCGATTCCGTAAAGGTAGAAAATCATTTCTGCCAGCAGAACACGGCCGTTTAAGAAGCGTTTGCGCTGTTTTTCGGAAAGGCGTCTTGCGAATAATACGATCTCCTGGGGCAACCGGTGTGTATCCGGTTCTGCATCCGTCATTGCCCATCTTGCAAAATGGCACGCCATTGTTCACTCCATGATTAATGGTTCGACCGCATTTTCTCAATTGTTCTAAAGAATAACATTAAGAGAAATCATTAAAAACCGCTTAAAACCCACCGCGCCGCACACTTATTTCACTCTTCAGACAGTTTTTCATAATCATAAAGTTAAAGTAATCACAGATTTACTCTCTTATTGGGAAAGTATCTCATTGGAATGATGTTCTGGTTTTTCACTCGTCCGATTCTTACACCAGATATATCTACTATAGCAACATAAAGAAACGTCAGAAAATGCCGTTACTAATTAAGCAGCGATCTCGCTGCTTTGCCTGTGAGTACCCTAAAATGTTAAAAACAACGCAATCCCGCTTTATCGCATTGATCAGCTTGTTTTTTATTGTGCTGATCATCGTTACGCTTATCGTGATCCAGGTGTATATCGCTCCCCAACTGAAACAAACAGAAAGCAATCTGGTGGCTAATCAGGTGGATGATGTCGCGGTGGCCATTAATGATCGCCTGAATAAAGTTGAGTCTCAGGTACGCACCATTACCCAGACTGTCGCACAAATGGACAGCGACAGTATCGATCGTTTACTGCCGGCACTGGTTGATCAGTACGGTGATGCCGCCGTGTTTGGTGGCGGGATCTGGCCGCTGCCTAACCAGCGCGATCCGGCCAAAATCAAATTCAGCACTTTCTTTGCCCGTAATAATAATAACCAACTGACGGTCAATACTTTCTGGAACAGTGCCGAATCCCCAAACTATTTCGATCAGTCATGGTATCTGGCGGCATCAAAAGGTGAAAAGGGCCAGTGTGTCTGGGCGCCTGCTTATTTTGATGACGCCAGCACCCAGCCGCGGACTAACTGCGCGATGCCGATTTATAAAGGTGATAAACAATGGGGCGTCGCCACCATTGACGTCACGCTGGGTTTCTTTAACCAGCTGGTGGCAGAGATGGAGAAAAAGATCCACGCGAAGATTTATATCGTGGAAAAAGACGGCACCATCGTCGGTACCAGCCATTCCACAGATGAAAAGCTGCCGAAACTGGCCTCCCTGGGTGAAACTTCACCGCTGGCGATGCAGATCCGTAAAAGTCTGGATCAGATCAACGGGCAGGCGAGTCTGGTCGCTGACTACGATAACGACGGCACATCCCATACGATGTTTATGAGCAACATTCAGGGGCCATGGTTTATCGCTACAGACATGCCAACCAGCCAGTTGCTGGCGCGCAGTCACAATATTCTGACGAGCCTTGGTCTGGTTCAGATCCCGATGGTTTTGCTGCTGCTGATCGTTCTGATCGCCGCGATTAAAATTTTTATGCGCCAGCTGGCGGCACTGAACAAAAATATCGCCCGGCTTTCCGCAGGCGGGGCCGACTTAACCCAGCGTTTACCAGAAAGCCGCAGCCCTGAGCTCAATCAGATCAACCAGAGCTTCAACAGTTTCCTGTCTTTCCTGCAATCGATTCTGCGTCAGGTTGGCGACAGTAGTCTGGCGATCACTTCGGCTTCACGTCAGATTGCCAGCGGTAACCTGGACTTGTCAGCACGAACCGAGGAACAGGCCAGCTCGATTGTCGAAACGGCAGCCTCAATGGAACAACTGACCAGCACCGTGAAACAGAACGCTGCCAATGCTGAAGGGGCTAACCAGTTGGCACGTGATGCCTCGGCTGTTGCCGGGAGGGGCTCGGAAGTGGTGAAGCAGGTTGTCGACACCATGGGTTCCATTACCCGTTCTTCACATAAAATCGTCGATATCATCAGCGTGATCGACGGCATCGCTTTCCAGACCAACATTCTGGCGCTGAATGCGGCAGTTGAAGCGGCGCGTGCCGGTGAACAGGGCCGCGGTTTCGCCGTTGTGGCATCCGAAGTGCGCAGCCTGGCACAGCGCTCAGCCACCTCCGCGCGTGAAATCAAAAAGTTGATCGAGGATTCTGTGGCGGATATCGCCACCGGCAGCGAACTGGTGGCGACCGCCGGGACGACGATGGATGAAGTTATGGGGGGCGTGAATAATGTTGCGACACTGATGAACGAAATCATGTCTTCCAGTCAGGAGCAAAGTCTGGGCATTGAGCAGGTTAACGTCGCGATCACTCAGCTGGATAATGCAACGCAGCAGAATGCCGCGCTGGTTGAGCAGGTTTCTGCCGCCGCACAGGCAATGCAGGATCAGACTGTTCAGCTGGAGACCGTGGTCGCGGGCTTTAAGCTTTAATCGCATATATTTATAGCGTTGAAACTGAGCGGTAAGTGAGCAATCACTTACCGCTTTTCATTCTGTGCGGTGGTTCAGTAAAAGACGTGTTCAGTCATGAAGTTAATCAGGCTGGTGAGTTTGGCGCGCGGTCTGAAATCGGGCAGATAAACCAGATGCACCGCACGTGGCCTGGGGATAAAAGACTCCAGCACCGGGATCAGTTTTCCGCTGGCGATATCGTCAGCCAGCAGGACTTTGGGCTGCAATAGCAAACCGGCACCTTCCAGTGCAGCGGCACGTAATGCATGGCCATCGTTTGATACATAGCGGCTGTTGACCGGCCACGCTGACGTGGTGCGCTCTGCATTCGCCAGATGCCAGCCTTCGCTCTGATTCCAGACGGTATGCACCAGGCACGGGTGCGTTTTCAAATCTTCCGGCGAAGCGGGTATGCCGAAACGCTGCAAATAATCCGCAGAGGCGCAAATCACCATTTCATAGGGGTTCAGAGGCTTCGCGACCAGCCGGTCATCGCCAATGTCGCCAATACGGATCGCCGCGTCAAAACCTTCGCCGATCAAATCGACCCGGGCGTTACTCAGGATCAGTTCAACGTTCACTTGTGGGTGTTTTTGCAGATAGCGGGCCAGCATGGGGGCCACTACGCTGGAGCCCAGTGAGACAGGGGCGCTGACCCGCAGCAGCCCCGTCGGTACGCTTTGCAGGCTTTCCATCGCGCTTTCGGTGAATTTCATCTGCTCCAGCACCCGTTTTCCGTTCTCGTAAAACACTTCACCGGCATCCGTCAGGCTTTGCCTGCGTGTGGTGCGCTGCAACAGACGGGCATTCAGATGCTTTTCCAACTGCTGAATGTGCTTGCCGACCATCACTGCTGAAATACCCAGTTTTTCTGCTGCTGTACTGAAATTCCCGGTTTCTACCACACTGATAAAGACCTCAATATTCCGCAGTTTATCCATATTACAAACCCTGAGTTAGAACAGAACGAATAATATGAGTCTATATCTAACCGGGAGTTTGGTGAAAGATGATCCCACCAACAACGTTGAGGAATGTCTGATGAAAATTTTAGTGATTGGCGGAACGGGTACATTGGGTAAAGCTGTAATTAAGGAATTTGGCGCAGACCATAAAATTGTCACTGCTGGCAAAACGCACGGTGATTTTCAGGTGGATATCACCGACGAAAACAGCGTAAAAACACTTTTCCACAGTACAGGGAAAGTCGATGCAATTATTGCCACTACCGGCAGCCTGCACTTTGGCCCGCTGGTGGAGATGACCGCAGAACAGTTCAATATTGGTTTGCAGAATAAGCTTTTGGGACAGGTGCGCATTGCGCTGATCGGTCAGTCATTCCTTAATGATGGCGGTTCCATCACGCTGACCAGCGGGATCATTGCTGATGAACCTATCCGTCAGGGGGCAAACGCCACCACGGTGAATGCCGCCGTCGAAGGCTTTGTCCGGGGCGCGGCGATTGAATTGCCACGGGGTATTCGCATCAATGTGGTCAGCCCGACCGTAGTAGAAGAGTCGCTGAAAGCTTACGGCCCGTTCTTCCCGGGCTTTGAGGCTGCACCGGCAGCGCGTGTGGCAAAAGCCTATCGTCGCAGCGTGGAAGGGGCACAGACCGGACGCGTTTATAAAGTCTGGTAAGGCGCAATCTGTTGAATAAAATAAAAAACCCACATTTTTCAATGTGGGTTTTGTTTGCTGCGAAGAGTGGCTTATTTACCGATACAGAAACTCGAGAAAATACGCCCCAGCAAATCATCCGAGGTAAATTCACCGGTGATTTCGCTCAGCGATTGCTGGGCCAGACGCAGTTCTTCCGCCAGCAGTTCACCCGCCCATGCACCGAGCAGTTGATCTTTACCCTGAACCAGATGCTGTGCGGCCTGTTCCAGCGCCTGCAGGTGACGGCGACGGGCAAGGAATCCGCCTTCCATATTATGGTTGAAGCCCATCACCTGTTTCAGATGATCGCGCAGCAGATCAACGCCATCACCCGTGCGGGCAGAAAGGCGAATAAGTGAGTGACCATTCACTTCGGTTTGTCCCAGCGCTTCGCCGGTGATATCCGCTTTATTGCGTACAACGACAATCGGTAAAGTCGCCGGCAGACGTGCCATAAATTCAGGCCAGATGTCCGCAGGCTCGGTTGCTGCCGTTGTGGTACCGTCCACCATAAACAGCACTAAATCCGCCAGTTCGATCTCATTCCACGCACGTTCGATACCTATACGCTCAACTTCGTCGCTGGCTTCACGTAAACCGGCGGTGTCGATGATGTGCAACGGCATGCCATCAAGGTGGATATGTTCGCGTAAAACGTCACGTGTGGTGCCCGCGATATCGGTCACGATCGCCGCTTCACGCCCGGCCAGTGCGTTCAGCAGGCTGGATTTACCGGCATTCGGACGTCCCGCAATGACCACTTTCATCCCTTCACGCAGCAGGCTGCCCTGACGTGCTTCGGCCCGCACGGCATCGAGATCGCCCATCACCGTATTGAGTTTGGCTTCGATTTTACCGTCGGACAGGAAGTCGATTTCTTCATCGGGGAAGTCGATAGCCGCTTCGACAAAGATCCGCAGGTGAGTGAGTGCTTCCACCAGATGATGAATACGGTTCGAGAAAGCGCCCTGCAGGGAGTTGACCGCCGAGCGTGCGGCCTGCTCGGAGCTGGCATCGATCAGATCAGCAATGGCTTCGGCCTGCGCCAGGTCGAGTTTATCGTTGAGGAAAGCCCGTTCAGAGAATTCGCCCGGACGCGCAATTCGCACGTTTTCCAGCGCGATAATGCGTTTAAGCAGCAAATCCAGGATCACCGGCCCGCCGTGGCCTTGCAGCTCCAGAACATCTTCACCGGTAAAGGAATTCGGGCCGGGGAACCACAGCGCGATGCCCTGATCCAGCGTACTGCCGTCGGCATCCTGAAACGGCAGATAATCGGCATAACGCGGCTTGGGCAGCTTACCTAAGACAGCCTGTGCCACATCACGCGCCGCACGGCCGGAAATGCGCAATATGCCCACGCCACCGCGGCCGGGTGGGGTTGCCTGGGCAATAATGGTATCTGAGGTGCTCATAGCAATGATCTCTGTTGGTCTTTTTACGGATATGCAAAAGGCGAT encodes the following:
- the phoU gene encoding phosphate signaling complex protein PhoU, giving the protein MDNLNLNKHISGQFNAELEHIRTQVLAMGGLVEQQLTDAITAMHNQDADLAQRVIKGDDKVNLMEVAIDEACVRIIAKRQPTASDLRLVMAIIKTISELERIGDVADKICRTALEKFSHLHQPLLVSLESLGRHTVEMLHDVLDAFARMDLDEAVRIYREDKKVDQEYEGIVRQLMTYMMEDPRTIPSVLTALFCARSIERIGDRCQNICEFIFYFVKGQDFRHVGGDALDKLLTDGKDVPKE
- a CDS encoding TetR family transcriptional regulator → MVNLCGKNGVNEEDKTLSSQSSPAPGRKNDPIGLKQRIFDSALAEFAESGLMGARMENIASNARTTKRMVVYHYKTKEALYMLVLEHVYRGIRQHELELDLSSLPPAEAIVKLVEASFDFHVSHPEFIRIVSTENMLRGRFIRQSTSIREINKTALTLLEDILERGKQSHLFKEDAQARDVHRLISSLCVHQVANQYTFGALFENPDEMDLQTAHYRLLAVQVALRYVMK
- a CDS encoding NCS2 family permease, with amino-acid sequence MSTPQSNATAGKGLAERLFKLTQHGTTVRTETIAGLTTFLTMVYIVFVNPQILGVAGMDKQAVFVTTCLIAAFGSILMGIIANLPVALAPAMGLNAFFAFVVVGAMGVSWQIGMGAIFWGAVGLLLLTIFRIRYWMIANIPVSLRVGITAGIGLFIGMMGLKNAGIIVPNPDTIVTIGNLTSHNVLLGVLGFFIIAVLASRNFHASVLVSIIVTTVIGLMIGDVHYTGFWSMPPSITTVVGQVDLKGALNIGLAGVIFSFMLVNLFDSSGTLIGVTDKAGLADAQGKFPQMKQALYVDSISSVAGAFIGTSSVGAYIESTSGVSVGGRTGLTAVVTGLLFLLVIFISPLAGMVPEYAAAGALIYVGVLMTSSLARVSWDDLTEAVPAFVTAVMMPFSFSITEGIALGFISYVVMKLGTGRWKEISPCVVVVALLFVLKIAFVDGH
- a CDS encoding NADPH-dependent FMN reductase; translated protein: MSAQPLKFVTLLGSLRKASYNGMVARTLPKVAPEGISIEALPSIGTLPLYDADIQQEEGFPADIEAIAEQIRQADGVIIVTPEYNYSVPGGLKNAIDWISRLPNQPLAGKPVLIQTSSMGPVGGARCQYHLRQILVFLDAMVMNKPEFMGGVIQSKVDEQIGEVIDQGTLDFLRGQLTAFADYTRRVSK
- a CDS encoding 4'-phosphopantetheinyl transferase family protein; its protein translation is MACHFARWAMTDAEPDTHRLPQEIVLFARRLSEKQRKRFLNGRVLLAEMIFYLYGIAELPNIITLPSGRPSFESPDLPDFSLAYAGSTVGVLISSEGKVGLDLEIIHARSALVNPQQQLQLSAVEKTWIAMQSDPVESSLQLWCIRQSMLKMSGLNDQSPLTLSLNPASGRLRSTVTPEAQVMSDIEGSITWSCAQSPSIIRLQCWRYEPENGFTRTQTLSIDQQSESPHFMKFISLPPAK
- a CDS encoding methyl-accepting chemotaxis protein — encoded protein: MLKTTQSRFIALISLFFIVLIIVTLIVIQVYIAPQLKQTESNLVANQVDDVAVAINDRLNKVESQVRTITQTVAQMDSDSIDRLLPALVDQYGDAAVFGGGIWPLPNQRDPAKIKFSTFFARNNNNQLTVNTFWNSAESPNYFDQSWYLAASKGEKGQCVWAPAYFDDASTQPRTNCAMPIYKGDKQWGVATIDVTLGFFNQLVAEMEKKIHAKIYIVEKDGTIVGTSHSTDEKLPKLASLGETSPLAMQIRKSLDQINGQASLVADYDNDGTSHTMFMSNIQGPWFIATDMPTSQLLARSHNILTSLGLVQIPMVLLLLIVLIAAIKIFMRQLAALNKNIARLSAGGADLTQRLPESRSPELNQINQSFNSFLSFLQSILRQVGDSSLAITSASRQIASGNLDLSARTEEQASSIVETAASMEQLTSTVKQNAANAEGANQLARDASAVAGRGSEVVKQVVDTMGSITRSSHKIVDIISVIDGIAFQTNILALNAAVEAARAGEQGRGFAVVASEVRSLAQRSATSAREIKKLIEDSVADIATGSELVATAGTTMDEVMGGVNNVATLMNEIMSSSQEQSLGIEQVNVAITQLDNATQQNAALVEQVSAAAQAMQDQTVQLETVVAGFKL
- a CDS encoding LysR substrate-binding domain-containing protein, with product MDKLRNIEVFISVVETGNFSTAAEKLGISAVMVGKHIQQLEKHLNARLLQRTTRRQSLTDAGEVFYENGKRVLEQMKFTESAMESLQSVPTGLLRVSAPVSLGSSVVAPMLARYLQKHPQVNVELILSNARVDLIGEGFDAAIRIGDIGDDRLVAKPLNPYEMVICASADYLQRFGIPASPEDLKTHPCLVHTVWNQSEGWHLANAERTTSAWPVNSRYVSNDGHALRAAALEGAGLLLQPKVLLADDIASGKLIPVLESFIPRPRAVHLVYLPDFRPRAKLTSLINFMTEHVFY
- a CDS encoding short chain dehydrogenase translates to MKILVIGGTGTLGKAVIKEFGADHKIVTAGKTHGDFQVDITDENSVKTLFHSTGKVDAIIATTGSLHFGPLVEMTAEQFNIGLQNKLLGQVRIALIGQSFLNDGGSITLTSGIIADEPIRQGANATTVNAAVEGFVRGAAIELPRGIRINVVSPTVVEESLKAYGPFFPGFEAAPAARVAKAYRRSVEGAQTGRVYKVW
- the mnmE gene encoding tRNA uridine-5-carboxymethylaminomethyl(34) synthesis GTPase MnmE; this encodes MSTSDTIIAQATPPGRGGVGILRISGRAARDVAQAVLGKLPKPRYADYLPFQDADGSTLDQGIALWFPGPNSFTGEDVLELQGHGGPVILDLLLKRIIALENVRIARPGEFSERAFLNDKLDLAQAEAIADLIDASSEQAARSAVNSLQGAFSNRIHHLVEALTHLRIFVEAAIDFPDEEIDFLSDGKIEAKLNTVMGDLDAVRAEARQGSLLREGMKVVIAGRPNAGKSSLLNALAGREAAIVTDIAGTTRDVLREHIHLDGMPLHIIDTAGLREASDEVERIGIERAWNEIELADLVLFMVDGTTTAATEPADIWPEFMARLPATLPIVVVRNKADITGEALGQTEVNGHSLIRLSARTGDGVDLLRDHLKQVMGFNHNMEGGFLARRRHLQALEQAAQHLVQGKDQLLGAWAGELLAEELRLAQQSLSEITGEFTSDDLLGRIFSSFCIGK